A segment of the Capnocytophaga sp. ARDL2 genome:
CAATAGAAATTCTATTTTGTTAATTTAATCAATTTCATAAAACAACCTAAAAACACAAAATCACCAAGTATAACTTAATTTTTTACTACAAAAAAATATTTTCAAGTATACGTGAAAATATTTATCTCTAAAAAATATTCATTTAGATTTGAAAAAAAATAAAATTTAATTTTTCATATAAAAATCTTATCTTTGTTTATTCATCAAAATAATAAATAATGAAAAAAATAGTATTACTTAGCTGCTTTGTGGCTTTTGGATTTACAAGTTGTAAATGCAAACAAAAAACAGAACCTACAGAAGAAGTAACAGTAGCATTGGCAAGTAGATTTACCTCTAAACCTCTCCAAGGCACAAGATGGAGTTTAGTGCGTATTGATAGTCAAAACAAAAACTATACACCCAACAGCGAAAACAATGTAATCATCATGTCTTTTAGCGAAAAAAGCATGAGTTCTACTGATGGATGCAATTCTATTGGTGCGTCGTATAAGCAAAATGGCAATGAAATTTCGTTTGATCAATTTATTTCAACCCGCAGATATTGTGACAAAGAATTTATGGATAAATTCGGATACGATTGGGCTATGAGCGAGGTAGCAAGTTTTGAAATCATAAACAACCAATTGCAATTTAAAGACGCAAACGGAAAAGTATTGGCTACCTACAAAGAATATAATTTGAGATAATACAATGGAAGAGTACATGATTCCTTGCCCTACCAAAAAGTTTTTGGGCATCGATTGTTTCGGATGTGGTACACAGAGAGCCATCGCACTGATTTTGGAAGGTAAATTTATCGAGGCATTCAATATGTATCCACCGATTTATGGTGTACTTCTACTACTATTTTTCACCCTATTACATTTTGTGGACAAACAACGAAAATATCACAAAATCATTCTATTTTTAGGAATTTTCAATGCAATATTTATAGTTTCAGCCTATTTTTACAAACATTTTTTAAAATATTTATAGTTATGAATTATCAAACAACCCCTAATTTCAATAATCAAATGCAAGAAAAATTGCCAAACGCAACAGCAGTTTTAATCTTGGGAATTGTTTCTATTGTATTATGTCTTTGCTACGGAATCCCTGGAATCATCGCAGGTATTGTTGCAATTGTTTTATACAACAAAGACAAAAAACTGTATAAAGCTACTCCAGAAAAATACGACAATTACAGTACACTAAACACAGGATTTATTCTTTCCATAATCGGTATTATCTTGAGTACTATTTACGCTATTTTTACTATCGGATTGATTAGCTACATCGGATTTGATGCGTTAAAAGACCCTGAAGCTTTGCAACAAAAAATGCAAGAACTACAAGAACAAATGGAAGATTCTGAAAGAGAGAATTTTTAATACTATAAGCAGCCTAAAAATGGCTGCTTTTTTTCTACAAAAAAAAAGAAACACCTATCTGTTTCCAGATAGGCATTTCCCCCTTATAAAACATAATAAAAACACTATTTTTTCACTTTCATAGCAATTTTTCGACTACTTTTTCTCTTTCGATTTTCTATTATACAACTACCGTGCCAAAAAAATATTTTATGTAAAAAACTTTCAATTTTCTTTTTAATATGAATTCTAAAAAAATAAATAGAGTATTTATTAAAAAAATAAAGTGATATACATTTTACAATATACATTAATACATCTAAAAAACTTATCTTTGTTATTTAAAATCAAATCAAATGACACTTGATCAATTATCAATAGGACAATCGGCAGAAATCATCGAAGTCGATATACAACAAGTACCTTTAAAATTAATCGATATAGGCTGTATTGCTGGAAACACTGTTCAGTTATTACAGATTGCTCCGCTTAGAGACCCTTTGTACCTCAAAATCAACGATTCTTTTTTTAGTATTAGAAAAGATTTGGCGAAGTTGATTCAAGTAAAAATTTGTTAAATATTGATATTTGTACATTTATGAATAAATTGTTGCTTATTGACAAAAGTTGTCATTTAGAAAATGACCTTTTGCCTTTAATGTGTATTGGTTTTACAAAATTGACTGAAAATGATTATATTAAATATAAAAATGATATAAAAAAATAAAACTCAAACATCAGAATCCAATTGAAATAAAATGGAATACTGCTTCTTATTCTATATTGGAGTTGTACAAAGAGTTGATAGATTATTTTTTTGAAAATAAACTTTCTTTTTGTGCAATTTTAGTTAAAAACAAATCTCAACTCAATCAAGAGAAATACAATAAAGGCAATCATAATTCATTTTACT
Coding sequences within it:
- a CDS encoding ferrous iron transport protein A, with amino-acid sequence MTLDQLSIGQSAEIIEVDIQQVPLKLIDIGCIAGNTVQLLQIAPLRDPLYLKINDSFFSIRKDLAKLIQVKIC
- a CDS encoding CCC motif membrane protein encodes the protein MNYQTTPNFNNQMQEKLPNATAVLILGIVSIVLCLCYGIPGIIAGIVAIVLYNKDKKLYKATPEKYDNYSTLNTGFILSIIGIILSTIYAIFTIGLISYIGFDALKDPEALQQKMQELQEQMEDSERENF
- a CDS encoding META domain-containing protein, translating into MKKIVLLSCFVAFGFTSCKCKQKTEPTEEVTVALASRFTSKPLQGTRWSLVRIDSQNKNYTPNSENNVIIMSFSEKSMSSTDGCNSIGASYKQNGNEISFDQFISTRRYCDKEFMDKFGYDWAMSEVASFEIINNQLQFKDANGKVLATYKEYNLR
- a CDS encoding DUF2752 domain-containing protein, with translation MEEYMIPCPTKKFLGIDCFGCGTQRAIALILEGKFIEAFNMYPPIYGVLLLLFFTLLHFVDKQRKYHKIILFLGIFNAIFIVSAYFYKHFLKYL